The Naumovozyma castellii chromosome 4, complete genome genome contains a region encoding:
- the PAT1 gene encoding deadenylation-dependent mRNA-decapping factor PAT1 (ancestral locus Anc_6.350): protein MSFFGFDSSHPPSGRNNNRHGKKNEKPLDFDDTYGGYDEEENDYLNSETFGADVELGNDFDFGHGESAPQQQPQQPIANHRSYVAAASQSIAHSHPNQMDPNADLKPMESLWTASQPQQQAPPHQGQVLSMEEIERQQRQMQMHPQGVPPPQGFTSGPAQNFNQMPPPPQVYQQQLPIPQQNNDGQFTNQYNPRMGPPGMGQPIPGQYQQMQPMFNQPPPHPQQQYPQMYPTPPQTYQDIPLQYQAPPPPQQQPLQGQANQPQHPIANMPNASQSPSTFPPQSQPNDFELQPAMNLRQPSQQTQSSSTPTPQSINSPMAQENARASPQLDNRILTESPRNISRQNQNQGQSSRANTKQSQQRREPMTPEEQKRLQIRHAKVEKILKHSGVMTPRDKDFITRYQLSQIVTDDPYNEDFYFQVYKIILRGGIAGESNKGLIARAYLEHSGHRLGGRYKRADIALQRMQSQVEKAVTVAKERPQKNKDHSGENSGREGVLGKISSSMNSKAPRRQLLIPTPKSNEDLLNSEDTTRESTNDSTTPALEEVTQHLGNVEINQKSKTRRRSSYAFSSIDQNSVLSRSGGRKFVLSQIETVYEEVLELEANLRSGKEIDSTLLWEALHIDDDAYEVCPFISMLSFDKGVKIMPRIFNFLNKEQKLKLLQTFFSELSHLNIIIISSYKTNPSPSDSQLKKIDLFQTVFLKIIVSFLSNNSNFVEIMGLLLHLIKNNNVSFISTSKIGLNLITVLISRAALIRQDSNRSNVLSSPEISAWNEIYDKLFTSLESKLSSIFPPPEYTEKVVKIMVMEQHAGPIESIFYDQSYIWQFLASLALSGKLNHQRIIIDEVRDQIFGTINVAEDLIKNVPSDDKSNAIYRREKLYQDLNLFLNVMGLVSRDGEISELK, encoded by the coding sequence ATGTCTTTTTTTGGATTTGATAGTTCACATCCTCCCTCGGGACGCAACAACAATCGTCATGGcaagaagaatgaaaaacCATTGGATTTTGATGACACTTACGGTGgatatgatgaagaggaaaatgattatttgaactCAGAAACTTTTGGTGCAGATGTGGAATTGGGGAACGATTTTGATTTCGGTCACGGTGAATCCGCcccacaacaacaaccgCAACAACCAATTGCTAATCATAGATCCTATGTGGCCGCTGCATCTCAAAGCATTGCGCATTCTCATCCAAATCAAATGGACCCAAATGCAGATTTGAAACCAATGGAATCATTGTGGACTGCTAGCCAACCTCAACAACAAGCTCCTCCTCATCAAGGCCAAGTATTGTCAATggaggaaattgaaagacAACAACGTCAAATGCAAATGCATCCACAAGGTGTTCCACCTCCACAAGGCTTTACTAGCGGCCCGGCTCAAAATTTTAACCAAATGCCACCACCACCTCAAGTTTACCAGCAACAATTGCCAATCCCTCAACAAAACAACGATGGTCAATTTACTAATCAGTATAATCCACGTATGGGACCTCCCGGCATGGGGCAACCAATTCCTGGTCAATATCAGCAGATGCAACCAATGTTTAACCAACCTCCGCCACATCCTCAACAGCAGTATCCTCAAATGTATCCAACCCCTCCTCAAACATACCAAGATATTCCCTTGCAATACCAAGctccaccaccaccacaacaacaaccattGCAAGGTCAAGCAAATCAACCCCAACATCCAATTGCAAATATGCCAAATGCCTCTCAATCCCCTTCCACTTTCCCTCCTCAATCTCAACCAAACGATTTTGAATTGCAGCCTGCCATGAACCTAAGACAACCATCTCAACAAACTCAATCTTCATCTACTCCAACACCACAGAGTATCAACTCACCAATGGCTCAAGAAAATGCAAGAGCTTCTCCGCAATTAGATAATCGTATCTTAACTGAATCACCAAGGAATATCTCAAgacaaaatcaaaatcaagGCCAGTCTTCCCGTGCTAACACCAAACAGTCTCAGCAAAGAAGAGAACCAATGACTCCAGAGGAACAAAAGAGATTACAAATTCGTCATGCTaaagttgaaaaaatcTTAAAGCATTCAGGTGTCATGACTCCACGTGATAAAGATTTTATTACTCGTTATCAACTGTCTCAAATTGTAACAGATGATCCATACAATGAAGATTTTTATTTCCAAGTTTATAAGATTATTCTAAGAGGTGGTATCGCTGGTGAATCCAACAAGGGATTAATTGCTCGTGCCTATTTAGAACATTCAGGTCATCGTCTAGGCGGTAGATACAAACGTGCTGATATTGCCTTACAAAGAATGCAAAGTCAAGTAGAAAAAGCTGTTACTGTGGCAAAGGAAAGACCTCAAAAGAATAAGGACCATTCTGGTGAAAATTCTGGTCGTGAGGGTGTCCTAGGTaagatttcttcatctatGAATAGTAAAGCTCCACGTAGACAATTATTAATCCCAACTCCAAAGAGTAACGAAGATTTGTTAAATTCAGAAGATACTACAAGAGAATCTACCAATGACTCCACTACACCCGCTTTGGAAGAAGTTACACAACATTTGGGTAACGTTGAAATCAACCAAAAATCAAAGACTAGAAGAAGATCTTCGTAtgcattttcatcaattgatcAAAATTCTGTTTTATCCCGTTCTGGAGGTAGAAAGTTTGTCTTATCTCAAATTGAAACCGTTTACGAAGAAGTCTTAGAATTGGAAGCCAACTTGAGAAGTGGTAAGGAGATCGATAGTACGTTGTTATGGGAAGCACTTCATATCGATGACGATGCTTATGAAGTTTGTCCATTCATTTCCATGTTATCCTTTGATAAAGGTGTGAAGATTATGCCTCgtatctttaatttcttaaataaagaacaaaagCTGAAGTTATTGCAGACATTCTTCAGTGAATTATCCCATTTaaacattatcattataaGTTCCTACAAGACCAACCCATCTCCATCGGAttctcaattgaaaaagattgatttattccaaactgtatttttgaaaattattgtGTCATTCTTATCGaacaattccaattttgttgaaattaTGGGTTTATTACTACATCTAAtcaagaataataatgtttcCTTCATTTCTACATCCAAGATTggtttgaatttaattACTGTGTTGATATCTCGTGCTGCTTTAATTAGACAGGATTCTAATAGAAGTAATGTCTTATCATCACCAGAAATCTCTGCCTGGAATGAAATATATGACAAATTATTTACATCTTTGGAGAGTaaattatcttcaattttccCACCACCGGAATATACCGAAAAGGTGGTCAAGATTATGGTTATGGAACAACATGCTGGACCTATCGAGTCCATATTTTATGACCAATCTTACATCTGGCAATTCTTGGCTTCGTTAGCCTTGAGTGggaaattaaatcatcaacGTATTATAATCGATGAAGTCAGagatcaaatatttggtaCGATTAACGTGGCAGAAgatttgataaagaatGTCCCAAGTGACGATAAATCAAATGCAATTTATAGAAGAGAAAAGCTATATCAAGACTTGAATTTATTCCTAAATGTCATGGGTTTGGTTTCTAGAGATGGAGAGATTTCTGAATTGAAATAA
- the ARC35 gene encoding Arc35p (ancestral locus Anc_6.351) — MLHLKPNNLLIQKTFSEALEANANGAPLSLDRIISDFDYTTFHVSNSPDDKSVLWLSIKTKAWQSVTQCDQGKNGLLPFLASKYQSAKGISIPQSFENGYDYTLQADLKTIDQDTINQLSLLKIFVMNYPFQLAFNEFVELSNMPVLEEPTGSSTSSSKNLYTIEYRDEENIFIRPSNDRITVIFETVFQDETDKVLGKVFLQEFVDARKRNRDIQSAPQVLFSHEPPLELQSHLRKAANNTDLSRRFITFVLFPRHFQTPELQFSTVCQLTLFRNYFHYHIKCSKAYMHSRMRYRVGSFIKVLNRAKVDEDESETAGAEGTKEPVQRRTFTGRKMVY, encoded by the coding sequence ATGCTGCACTTGAAGCCAAACAACCTACTAATCCAGAAGACATTTAGCGAAGCCCTGGAGGCCAATGCAAACGGTGCTCCTCTGTCCCTAGATCGTATCATCTCGGATTTCGACTATACCACTTTCCATGTCTCCAATTCACCAGATGATAAGTCTGTACTTTGGCTAAGTATCAAGACGAAGGCCTGGCAAAGTGTCACTCAATGTGACCAAGGAAAGAACGGTCTTTTGCCTTTTTTGGCCTCTAAATATCAATCCGCCAAGGGGATCAGTATCCCACAATCTTTCGAGAACGGGTACGACTACACTTTACAGGCGGATTTGAAGACCATTGATCAAGATACTATCAATCAGTTATCCCTACTAAAAATCTTTGTCATGAATTACCCTTTCCAATTGGCATTCAACGAATTCGTCGAATTGAGTAACATGCCTGTTCTCGAAGAACCAACTGGATCTTCCACTTCATCCTCCAAGAATCTTTACACCATTGAATACAGAGATGAGGAAaacatcttcatcagaCCATCCAACGATAGAATCACCGTTATCTTCGAGACCGTATTCCAAGATGAAACTGATAAAGTCCTAGGGAaagtttttcttcaagaattcGTCGATGCAAGAAAGAGAAATCGTGACATTCAATCTGCCCCACAAGTGTTATTCTCTCACGAACCACCTTTGGAATTACAATCACATTTAAGGAAAGCAGCAAATAACACAGACTTGAGTAGAAGGTTTATCACGTTTGTTTTGTTCCCTCGTCATTTCCAAACCCCTGAGTTGCAATTCTCCACTGTGTGTCAATTGACTTTGTTTAGAAATTACTTCCATTATCATATCAAATGTTCTAAAGCCTACATGCATTCAAGAATGAGATATAGAGTGGGTTCCTTCATCAAGGTCTTGAACAGAGCCAAAGTGGATGAAGACGAATCGGAAACAGCCGGCGCAGAAGGAACTAAGGAACCAGTTCAGAGAAGAACTTTTACCGGTAGAAAGATGGTGTATTAG